A genomic region of Zygotorulaspora mrakii chromosome 7, complete sequence contains the following coding sequences:
- the GIS3 gene encoding Gis3p (similar to Saccharomyces cerevisiae GIS3 (YLR094C); ancestral locus Anc_8.277), which yields MLVSPLTFYDTQMRGGMNERLAILSSLNGRKRAQLSSCCDDSLCMTPSMSSVLTQIKRHSACSGASMETRLDEDVNPFQFDHWLSRMKRADSEESETTTMTSSSSSVDSHPLLGDDWPAVREPAVPVMKAFNLADLDFTSQYEASDLVQLLPPVYDRRQERKKRRERMQERMQEQMQEQMQDQVIPKYNKPMIYECDKVELEHWPLSKEPTRQPELSSNLVLADKRSRQQTLNPNFLKLYSIEMSSKAKKLLPDINVDDSILNHLTIEEIKGLDIHSNDEPLSPSDIKLALITRKKLWSNMTHLQRQDLYGEASPWNLRFVIKEHQHTDGKESSLVRVKSDVKPWVGDSSLLKNNTMLKPCGKIKLGSNPSAAEIQYVVKGWCDSRFIS from the coding sequence ATGCTCGTCAGCCCATTGACATTCTACGATACACAGATGAGAGGCGGCATGAATGAGAGATTGGCTATTCTTTCGTCGTTGAATGGCAGGAAGAGAGCGCAGCTGAGTAGTTGCTGCGACGACAGCCTTTGCATGACGCCTAGCATGAGTTCAGTTTTGACTCAGATAAAGAGACACAGCGCATGTTCCGGTGCCAGTATGGAAACGAGGCTGGATGAGGACGTAAACCCTTTCCAGTTTGATCACTGGCTGTCGCGTATGAAGAGGGCGGACTCCGAGGAAAGTGAAACGACCACGATGACCTCTTCCTCGAGTTCGGTCGATTCACATCCACTTCTTGGTGATGACTGGCCCGCGGTGCGGGAGCCTGCTGTGCCGGTCATGAAAGCGTTCAATCTGGCCGATTTGGATTTCACCAGTCAGTACGAGGCATCGGATCTGGTTCAGCTATTGCCTCCTGTTTATGACAGACGACAGGAGCGAAAGAAAAGGCGGGAACGTATGCAGGAACGTATGCAGGAACAAATGCAGGAGCAGATGCAAGATCAGGTAATACCCAAATACAATAAACCTATGATCTACGAATGCGATAAGGTTGAGTTGGAGCATTGGCCGCTGTCTAAGGAGCCGACAAGACAACCCGAACTATCTTCTAACCTGGTTCTGGCAGATAAACGATCGAGGCAGCAGACTCtaaatccaaattttttgaaattgtacTCCATAGAAATGTCGAGTAAAGCCAAGAAACTTTTGCCTGACATAAATGTCGACGATAGCATTTTAAATCATTTGACCATTGAGGAGATTAAAGGTCTTGACATACACTCCAACGACGAGCCGCTTTCCCCAAGTGATATAAAGTTGGCTCTCataacaagaaaaaaattgtgGTCCAATATGACGCATTTACAAAGACAGGATCTCTACGGAGAGGCATCACCTTGGAATTTGAGATTTGTCATAAAAGAACATCAACATACAGATGGGAAGGAAAGCTCTTTGGTACGAGTGAAATCAGATGTGAAACCATGGGTGGGTGACAGCagtcttttgaaaaacaacaCAATGCTCAAGCCATGCGGTAAAATCAAGCTTGGTTCGAATCCATCAGCAGCAGAAATTCAATACGTCGTAAAGGGTTGGTGTGACAGCAGATTTATCTCGTGA
- the NYV1 gene encoding Nyv1p (similar to Saccharomyces cerevisiae NYV1 (YLR093C); ancestral locus Anc_8.276): MKRLNVSYVEVVKDGTTVASCFEASDPLTPGSTQYGSVGDSAATPDLFHRLVNDMVIPKVVPVEGNKVTKLSLHLMDGYECYYTTTPTDENNGLKVFVCFTKHLIPKILPIRLLSGLKQEEASINSDKDLGFKVGQIVDEFHEELRSFSNEQGSGSAEATESDLQDILQVMNDNIDKFLQRQERISLLVDKTSQLNNNSHTFKRKTNRIKQRMWWHRVKNITLLVFAVILTLSAIIFFLMIGRS, encoded by the coding sequence ATGAAAAGGTTGAACGTATCTTACGTAGAAGTTGTTAAAGATGGCACCACTGTAGCGAGCTGTTTTGAAGCTTCTGACCCATTGACACCCGGTTCAACACAATACGGGTCAGTTGGAGACTCTGCTGCAACGCCAGATTTATTTCATAGACTGGTAAATGATATGGTTATACCCAAAGTGGTACCGGTAGAGGGAAACAAAGTTACAAAGCTTTCTTTGCATCTGATGGATGGTTATGAGTGTTACTATACCACAACCCCTACAGATGAAAATAACGGTTTGAAAGTGTTCGTATGTTTCACGAAACATCTGataccaaaaattttaccTATTCGATTACTGAGTGGACTGAAACAAGAGGAGGCATCCATTAACTCAGATAAAGACCTTGGCTTCAAGGTCGGTCAAATAGTTGATGAGTTTCACGAAGAGTTGAGGTCGTTCAGTAATGAACAAGGCTCTGGTAGCGCAGAAGCAACGGAAAGTGATCTCCAAGACATCTTACAAGTAATGAATGATAACATCGATAAATTCTTACAAAGGCAGGAGCGTATCTCTCTTTTGGTGGACAAAACTTCGCAACTCAATAATAATAGTCACACATTCAAGAGAAAGACGAATCGAATAAAGCAGAGAATGTGGTGGCACAGAGTCAAAAATATAACATTGCTGGTTTTTGCAGTAATATTAACTTTGAGCGCAATAATATTCTTTCTCATGATAGGAAGGTCATGA
- the DPB4 gene encoding DNA polymerase epsilon noncatalytic subunit (similar to Saccharomyces cerevisiae DPB4 (YDR121W); ancestral locus Anc_8.275) has translation MPPKGWRKDAQGNYPTTSYIKEQENITIRDLLFPKSVIMQLAKEANGDETKKILINKDVSLALQRSATVFVNHLLMFAREFAKNQDRKSCNINDVYDSLDQIGFGGFKSLINNKMIEYQNVIELRKDLKAKSTAEGTNQDDTENEEEEDEEEEAGEEEDREGEKTPSGNGVNDDSATKKSKPNGLNDET, from the coding sequence ATGCCACCAAAGGGATGGAGAAAAGATGCACAAGGAAATTACCCAACGACTTCTTACATAAAAGAGCAGGAAAACATCACGATACGGGACTTGCTGTTTCCCAAGAGTGTCATAATGCAACTAGCGAAAGAAGCCAACGGTGATGAGACGAAGAAGATACTGATTAACAAAGATGTTAGTTTAGCTTTGCAAAGAAGTGCAACTGTTTTTGTAAATCATTTACTAATGTTTGCCCGAGAGTTTGCCAAGAATCAGGATAGGAAAAGTTGCAATATTAATGATGTATACGATTCTTTGGATCAGATTGGGTTTGGCGGGTTCAAATCACTCATAAACAATAAAATGattgaatatcaaaatGTCATAGAGCTGAGAAAAGACCTTAAGGCAAAATCTACTGCTGAAGGAACGAACCAAGATGATACAGAAAacgaagaagaggaagatgaagaggaagaagcgggggaagaagaagatagagaaggagaaaaaaCGCCCAGCGGTAATGGCGTCAACGATGATTCAGCTACCAAAAAATCGAAGCCTAATGGGttaaatgatgaaactTGA